In Microbulbifer sp. GL-2, the following are encoded in one genomic region:
- a CDS encoding LysR family transcriptional regulator, with product MIELRQLRALCTLRETGSLVRAAERLHLTQSALSHLFREMEERHEQPLFVRKSRPLRFTSAGLRLLQLADDILPRVAVAQRDLARLASGQSGRLNIAIECHSCYQWLMPTLNTYRDDWPEVELDLCSGFHFAPLPALVRGDLDLVVTSNPDTELKGVHYYPLFSFEMCLALNRNHPLLQNGKRRWVTPEDIDGEVQITYPVERERLDIFQYFLDPAGIEPEDVRTAELTVMMVQLVASGRGVCALPDWALHEYLQKGFIAQLRLGEKGLWSTLYAAVREEMLEQAYLADFLQTARDTCFSHLKGIRAATGSESRQAGSATEI from the coding sequence ATGATTGAACTGCGCCAACTACGCGCCCTTTGCACTTTGCGTGAGACCGGCAGCCTGGTCAGGGCTGCCGAGCGACTGCACCTGACCCAATCGGCCCTGTCTCATTTATTCCGGGAAATGGAGGAACGACACGAACAGCCGCTATTTGTCCGTAAATCACGCCCACTGCGTTTTACCAGTGCCGGGCTGCGCCTACTCCAACTTGCCGACGACATACTACCGCGAGTAGCCGTCGCCCAGAGAGATCTGGCGCGCCTGGCCTCAGGGCAGTCGGGCCGCCTGAATATCGCTATCGAATGCCACAGCTGCTATCAGTGGCTGATGCCAACACTAAATACCTATCGCGATGACTGGCCCGAGGTAGAGTTGGACCTTTGCAGCGGCTTTCACTTCGCTCCGCTACCGGCGCTGGTACGCGGCGACCTTGATCTGGTGGTCACCTCCAACCCGGATACGGAGCTGAAAGGCGTTCACTACTATCCGCTGTTCAGTTTTGAAATGTGCCTGGCGCTAAACCGTAATCACCCGCTATTACAGAATGGCAAACGACGCTGGGTCACCCCCGAGGATATAGATGGAGAAGTGCAGATTACCTATCCGGTGGAGCGCGAACGCCTGGATATCTTCCAGTATTTTCTCGACCCGGCAGGCATCGAGCCCGAAGATGTGCGCACGGCTGAATTGACAGTTATGATGGTGCAGCTGGTGGCCAGTGGCCGCGGTGTCTGTGCCCTGCCCGACTGGGCCTTGCATGAGTACCTGCAAAAGGGATTTATTGCACAACTGCGCCTGGGGGAAAAGGGCCTTTGGAGTACTTTGTATGCTGCGGTGCGTGAAGAAATGCTGGAGCAGGCCTACCTGGCCGACTTTCTGCAAACCGCACGGGATACCTGTTTTTCCCACTTGAAGGGCATACGCGCCGCCACTGGATCCGAGAGTCGACAGGCCGGATCAGCCACAGAGATATAA
- a CDS encoding cytochrome b, translating to MSTSSEGWNSVSKGLHWLFVILLLAVWGAVELHEFYDREDPMRGWFVRLHFSLGVAVLMLLAVRLYWRARHKRPQIQGSTWQKALSKLTHGALYLVLLAMPVSGIVMRQLFGRDTEFFGLFALPRLLEKNPDLGKQLAFLHKDVLWPALLVLVGLHIAAALWHHFVKRDTTLTRMLPQR from the coding sequence ATGTCAACATCAAGCGAAGGCTGGAATTCCGTCAGCAAGGGCTTGCACTGGCTGTTTGTCATTCTACTTCTGGCCGTCTGGGGGGCCGTGGAGTTACATGAGTTCTACGACCGGGAAGATCCCATGCGCGGCTGGTTTGTACGCCTGCATTTCTCATTAGGTGTCGCGGTATTGATGCTGCTAGCTGTGCGCCTCTACTGGCGTGCACGTCACAAGCGCCCACAGATCCAGGGAAGCACCTGGCAGAAAGCCCTCTCCAAACTGACACACGGCGCTCTCTACCTGGTTCTTTTGGCTATGCCGGTTTCCGGTATTGTCATGCGCCAACTGTTTGGCCGCGATACTGAATTTTTTGGCCTTTTCGCACTGCCGCGCCTGCTGGAGAAAAATCCAGATTTGGGCAAACAGCTCGCTTTCCTGCACAAGGACGTTCTGTGGCCGGCACTGCTGGTATTGGTTGGCCTGCATATCGCCGCAGCCCTGTGGCATCACTTTGTAAAGCGCGACACAACCCTGACCCGTATGCTGCCACAGCGATAG
- a CDS encoding DEAD/DEAH box helicase: MTDTPKPAGFDQLGLPSEILNAIEKLGYETPSPIQAQTIPSLMEGRDVLGQAQTGTGKTAAFALPLLSQLDLKDRRPQALVLAPTRELAIQVAEACQSYASKLKGFHVAPIYGGADYRGQMQQLKRGVQLVVGTPGRVMDHMRRGSLDLSNLRTLVLDEADEMLRMGFIDDVQWVLEQIPEERQIALFSATMPKEIARIAREHLQEPVEVKIRVKTETAETIRQRYWPVGGLHKLDALTRILEAEPVDATIIFVRTKNSTVELADKLAARGFASAALNGDMAQNLREGVIDKLKKGKLDIVVATDVAARGLDVKRISHVINYDIPYDTEAYIHRIGRTGRAGREGDAILFVAPRERRMLRVIEKATKKPIEKLELPSADAVNSARMQRFRERITATLEGQTDLAPYRQLVEEFLAQNDVDPLDVAAALASMAQGDQPLLIKEQEPRQRRERPERDADFEGRGRKKGGYEKDRKMPPPDEGLERYRIEIGREQGVRPGSIVGAIANEVELDSSYIGRIEIYPDFTTVDLPSGMPKEVFQHLKKVRVAGKPMKISRFDEAGAKPKAKPKGKPKGKPKSKPKFKRENSGE; the protein is encoded by the coding sequence ATGACCGATACCCCAAAACCGGCCGGCTTCGACCAGCTGGGCTTGCCGTCTGAAATCCTCAATGCCATCGAAAAGCTTGGTTATGAGACCCCATCCCCAATTCAGGCGCAAACTATCCCTTCTTTGATGGAGGGCCGCGATGTACTGGGCCAGGCGCAGACCGGCACCGGTAAAACTGCTGCCTTCGCCTTGCCACTATTGTCCCAACTGGACCTTAAAGACCGCCGCCCTCAGGCTCTCGTACTGGCACCGACTCGAGAATTGGCAATCCAGGTGGCTGAGGCGTGCCAGTCTTATGCTTCCAAGCTGAAAGGCTTCCACGTCGCCCCCATCTACGGTGGTGCAGATTATCGTGGCCAGATGCAGCAGTTGAAGCGCGGAGTGCAGCTGGTGGTGGGAACCCCGGGCCGGGTGATGGACCATATGCGTCGTGGCTCCCTGGACCTATCCAACCTGCGTACTCTGGTGCTGGATGAAGCCGATGAGATGCTGCGTATGGGCTTTATTGATGACGTGCAGTGGGTGCTGGAACAGATTCCTGAAGAGCGTCAGATCGCTCTCTTTTCTGCCACTATGCCCAAAGAGATTGCCCGAATTGCCCGCGAGCACCTGCAGGAACCGGTTGAAGTCAAAATACGTGTTAAAACTGAGACTGCCGAGACTATTCGCCAGCGCTACTGGCCGGTAGGCGGCCTGCACAAGCTGGACGCACTGACCCGTATCCTCGAAGCAGAGCCGGTGGATGCCACAATCATTTTCGTTCGCACCAAGAACAGCACTGTGGAGCTTGCGGACAAGCTGGCGGCGCGGGGCTTCGCTAGTGCCGCTCTGAATGGCGATATGGCGCAGAACCTGCGTGAAGGGGTGATCGACAAGCTCAAGAAAGGCAAGCTCGATATCGTTGTAGCCACCGATGTGGCGGCGCGTGGCCTGGATGTAAAACGCATCAGCCATGTAATCAACTATGACATCCCCTACGATACGGAAGCTTATATTCACCGTATCGGCCGGACAGGCCGCGCCGGTCGCGAAGGTGATGCCATCCTGTTTGTGGCTCCGCGTGAGCGCCGCATGTTACGGGTTATCGAAAAAGCGACCAAGAAGCCTATCGAGAAGCTGGAATTGCCCAGCGCCGACGCAGTCAACAGCGCCCGCATGCAGCGTTTCCGCGAGCGTATTACTGCGACCCTGGAAGGCCAGACCGACTTGGCTCCCTACCGTCAGCTGGTAGAAGAGTTCCTGGCGCAAAACGATGTGGACCCGTTGGATGTCGCCGCAGCACTGGCTTCGATGGCCCAGGGTGACCAGCCACTGCTGATCAAAGAGCAGGAGCCCAGGCAGCGCCGTGAGAGACCTGAGCGCGATGCAGACTTCGAAGGGCGTGGACGCAAGAAAGGCGGTTATGAGAAAGACCGCAAGATGCCCCCACCGGATGAAGGCCTGGAGCGTTACCGTATCGAAATCGGTCGCGAGCAAGGCGTAAGACCGGGCAGTATTGTTGGTGCAATCGCCAATGAAGTAGAGCTGGATAGCTCCTACATTGGCCGGATTGAGATCTACCCGGATTTCACCACAGTAGATCTTCCCTCTGGAATGCCCAAGGAAGTCTTCCAGCACTTGAAGAAAGTGCGTGTGGCTGGAAAGCCGATGAAGATTTCCCGTTTTGACGAGGCCGGTGCAAAGCCTAAGGCTAAGCCAAAAGGCAAGCCCAAGGGTAAGCCGAAGAGCAAGCCCAAGTTCAAGCGGGAAAATAGCGGGGAGTAA